From the Exiguobacterium aurantiacum genome, one window contains:
- a CDS encoding YitT family protein, with product MTVQLPIRFRNIFFILIGSFIFAFGVYHFNVQNNLAEGGFTGITLILRGLFDWSPSITNLALNIPLFFVSYKLLGRTTFIYTLIGTFSFSLWYALIAKYSNLVIDLTDDMVLASLFAGLFIGVGLGIIFNNGGTTGGVDIIARLVQRYVGWSIGKTFLVFDFFVIVLSLTYLDIREAMYTLLAVYIGARVIDSMQEGTYAGKAAMIISDHRTAIADGIHATMNRGTTRLLAKGGYSNKELEVLYVVVGRNEVNRLKTIVKQIDPHAFVTFHHVYEVGGEGFTFDENRIPLK from the coding sequence ATGACGGTACAATTACCGATTCGGTTTCGCAATATTTTCTTTATTTTGATTGGTTCCTTTATTTTCGCGTTCGGTGTCTATCACTTCAACGTCCAAAACAATTTGGCGGAAGGCGGTTTCACCGGGATCACCTTGATTCTGCGGGGCTTGTTCGACTGGTCGCCATCGATCACGAACTTGGCGCTCAATATCCCGCTCTTCTTCGTCAGCTATAAGCTGCTCGGGCGGACGACGTTCATCTACACGCTCATCGGGACGTTCAGTTTCTCGCTCTGGTACGCCCTCATCGCCAAGTATTCGAACCTCGTCATCGACTTGACAGACGACATGGTGCTCGCGAGTTTGTTCGCGGGCCTCTTCATCGGGGTCGGTCTTGGCATCATCTTCAATAACGGCGGTACGACCGGAGGCGTCGACATCATCGCCCGGCTCGTCCAACGCTACGTCGGCTGGTCGATTGGCAAGACGTTCCTCGTGTTCGACTTTTTCGTCATCGTCCTCAGTTTGACGTATCTCGATATTCGCGAGGCGATGTACACGCTTCTCGCCGTCTATATCGGTGCCCGCGTCATCGACTCGATGCAGGAAGGGACATATGCCGGCAAGGCCGCCATGATCATCAGCGATCATCGGACGGCCATCGCCGACGGCATCCACGCCACGATGAACCGTGGAACGACTCGCCTTCTCGCCAAGGGCGGCTATTCGAATAAAGAACTCGAAGTGCTGTACGTCGTCGTCGGGCGCAACGAGGTCAACCGGTTGAAGACGATCGTCAAACAGATCGACCCGCACGCCTTCGTCACGTTCCACCACGTCTATGAGGTCGGCGGTGAAGGCTTCACGTTCGATGAGAACCGGATTCCTTTGAAATAA
- a CDS encoding GreA/GreB family elongation factor, with protein sequence MPKPQLTKAGRLRLIEQLETLRIEGRREALERVKAARKFCDFREDVTYFEAVREQERIETKIIELERTLADAVIVEQEALAGDVGFGDTVTLRELPDGETETYQIVGELEADFANGTISATSPLGSGLMGGAVGQTVSIASPGGTLTFEIVRIER encoded by the coding sequence ATGCCAAAACCACAATTGACGAAGGCGGGTCGCCTGCGTTTGATCGAACAACTCGAGACGCTTCGCATCGAGGGTCGGCGCGAGGCGCTCGAACGCGTCAAGGCAGCCCGTAAATTTTGTGACTTTCGAGAAGATGTGACGTATTTTGAAGCGGTCCGCGAACAAGAGCGCATCGAGACGAAAATCATCGAACTTGAACGCACGCTCGCCGATGCCGTCATCGTGGAGCAGGAGGCTCTTGCCGGAGATGTCGGGTTCGGTGACACGGTCACACTGCGAGAACTACCGGATGGTGAGACCGAGACGTATCAAATCGTCGGTGAGCTCGAGGCCGATTTTGCAAACGGGACGATCTCCGCGACGTCGCCGCTCGGCAGCGGGTTGATGGGAGGTGCCGTCGGTCAAACCGTCTCCATCGCTTCACCGGGCGGCACGCTCACGTTTGAGATCGTCCGCATCGAACGATAA